From Amycolatopsis sp. YIM 10, the proteins below share one genomic window:
- a CDS encoding MFS transporter, with the protein MSARDGILGSIVGAAFLDDLRNGLRFVPWIIVLTALIFVLFAPDRDNRGDQREAFSLREVLATFRIPKDRDYLLALFGRLVLLLAFYCVILYQLYVLQDYVGLDSGAVAATIGLSGVVMAVASGLGTLVSGPLSDKIGRRKPLVTLASWVIAAAFLPLILAPSRTTFLLFISIAGVAYGFYIAVDQALMSDVLPDQASHGKDMGILNVANTAPSLIAPGIASLALGAGLGYRGPFIIAAALAVVSGFLINAIRRAR; encoded by the coding sequence GTGTCCGCCCGTGACGGCATCCTGGGCTCGATCGTCGGCGCCGCGTTCCTGGACGACCTGCGCAACGGCCTGCGCTTCGTGCCGTGGATCATCGTGCTTACCGCACTGATCTTCGTGCTCTTCGCCCCCGACCGCGACAACCGCGGGGACCAGCGCGAAGCCTTCTCGCTGCGGGAAGTGCTGGCCACCTTCCGGATCCCGAAAGACCGGGACTACCTGCTCGCACTGTTCGGGCGGCTGGTGCTGCTGCTCGCCTTCTACTGCGTGATCCTCTACCAACTGTACGTGCTGCAGGACTACGTCGGCCTGGATTCCGGTGCCGTCGCCGCGACGATCGGCCTGTCCGGGGTCGTCATGGCCGTGGCCAGCGGCCTCGGCACGCTCGTTTCGGGCCCGCTTTCGGACAAGATCGGCCGGCGCAAGCCGCTGGTCACGCTCGCCTCCTGGGTGATCGCCGCCGCGTTCCTGCCGCTGATCCTGGCGCCGTCGCGCACGACCTTCCTGCTGTTCATCAGCATCGCCGGCGTCGCCTACGGCTTCTACATCGCCGTCGACCAGGCCCTGATGAGCGACGTCCTGCCCGACCAGGCCAGCCATGGCAAGGACATGGGCATCCTCAACGTCGCCAACACGGCCCCGTCGCTGATCGCCCCCGGCATCGCGAGCCTCGCGCTGGGAGCGGGCCTCGGCTACCGGGGCCCGTTCATCATCGCCGCTGCCCTGGCCGTCGTGTCCGGATTCCTCATCAACGCCATCCGCCGCGCCCGCTGA
- a CDS encoding LLM class F420-dependent oxidoreductase — protein MRIGLSTPVVVQVPRAHSAWEHTATIEDLAEIAQTADELGFDHLTCSEHVAVPAEAAAARGAVYWDPLATLGYLAACTRRIRLATAVVVLGYHHPLELAKRYGTLDRVSGGRLVLGVGVGSLAEEFALLDAAWEDRGARADDALRALRSALSQSEPAYTGTHYTFGGMVVEPHAVQERVPLWVGGRTARSLRRALRLADGWIPFGLPPSEIAHLLSEMDPPEGFEVVLSAGEPLNPTGDVAGTTERLRELATAGATVAKVAISAESCAHYCDQLTTLRKLADEVGWEEGR, from the coding sequence ATGCGTATCGGTTTATCCACGCCGGTGGTCGTCCAGGTACCTCGCGCGCACTCGGCTTGGGAACACACCGCCACCATCGAGGACCTGGCCGAGATCGCCCAGACAGCCGACGAACTCGGCTTCGATCATCTGACCTGCTCGGAGCACGTCGCGGTGCCTGCCGAAGCGGCGGCCGCGCGCGGCGCCGTGTACTGGGATCCGCTGGCCACGCTCGGCTACCTCGCCGCGTGCACCCGCCGGATCCGGCTCGCCACCGCGGTCGTGGTCCTCGGTTACCACCATCCGCTCGAGCTGGCGAAGCGGTACGGCACACTCGACCGGGTCAGCGGGGGCCGCCTGGTGCTGGGCGTCGGGGTCGGCTCGCTGGCCGAGGAGTTCGCACTGCTCGACGCGGCTTGGGAGGACCGGGGCGCCCGAGCAGACGATGCCTTGCGGGCGTTGCGATCGGCGCTGTCGCAATCCGAGCCCGCGTATACCGGCACCCATTACACGTTCGGTGGCATGGTCGTGGAACCGCACGCGGTCCAGGAAAGGGTGCCGCTCTGGGTTGGCGGCCGGACCGCGCGCTCGTTGCGCCGCGCGCTCAGGCTCGCCGATGGCTGGATCCCCTTCGGACTGCCGCCGTCCGAGATCGCTCACCTGCTGTCCGAAATGGACCCGCCGGAGGGTTTCGAGGTCGTGCTGTCCGCGGGCGAACCGCTCAACCCGACAGGTGACGTGGCAGGCACCACCGAGCGGTTGCGGGAGCTGGCCACCGCGGGCGCGACCGTGGCGAAGGTCGCCATCAGCGCCGAGTCCTGTGCCCACTACTGCGATCAGTTGACCACCCTGCGCAAGCTCGCCGACGAGGTCGGGTGGGAGGAAGGACGATGA
- a CDS encoding nuclear transport factor 2 family protein produces the protein MSMTDDVADLARRLRRLEDEVEIARLIASYGPLVDAGHADSAAALWAEDGEYDVEGWHMRSRNDVRAMVGSDYHQSLIKGGCCHFLGPAHVTVEDDEAIAVCDSMLIRHHDDGFRIFRAGGSLFRLRRLPEGWRIVHRTARLLDGGAEARALLGAGVLGRPA, from the coding sequence ATGAGCATGACCGACGACGTGGCGGATTTGGCGCGGCGGTTGCGACGTCTGGAAGACGAGGTCGAGATCGCCCGGCTGATCGCGTCGTACGGCCCCCTGGTCGATGCGGGCCACGCCGACTCGGCAGCTGCGTTGTGGGCCGAAGACGGCGAGTACGACGTGGAGGGCTGGCACATGCGGTCCAGGAACGACGTCCGGGCGATGGTCGGCTCCGACTACCACCAGAGCCTGATCAAGGGCGGCTGCTGCCATTTCCTGGGACCGGCGCACGTGACCGTCGAGGACGACGAGGCGATCGCCGTCTGCGACTCCATGCTCATCCGGCATCACGACGACGGCTTCCGCATCTTCCGGGCGGGAGGCAGCCTCTTCCGGCTCCGGCGCCTGCCGGAAGGCTGGCGCATCGTGCACCGCACGGCCCGCCTGCTGGACGGCGGCGCGGAGGCACGCGCTCTGCTCGGCGCCGGTGTGCTGGGGCGGCCGGCATGA
- a CDS encoding SDR family NAD(P)-dependent oxidoreductase produces MSGALDGRVALVTGGGAGIGEGIVRRFAEEGARIAVADRGSGVAIAASTGGVHVPTDVAERDQVEAAVETTVKAYGRIDILVNNAWSGGSVGRVENKTTQQLEHGFALGYLGPFWAMRTAFPHMRANGWGRVINMCSLNGVNAHIGTLEYNTAKEALRTLTRTAAREWAPTGITVNAVCPAAKTPAFERAIQGNPEIEALADSANPMGRLGDSYADIAPVAVFLASEACRYLTGNTLFVDGGAHINGVVWAPDLDAAERS; encoded by the coding sequence ATGAGCGGCGCGCTCGACGGCCGGGTGGCGCTGGTGACCGGTGGTGGCGCCGGAATCGGCGAAGGCATCGTGCGCCGATTCGCCGAAGAAGGCGCCCGGATCGCCGTCGCCGACCGGGGGTCCGGCGTGGCGATCGCCGCGTCCACGGGCGGCGTCCACGTGCCCACCGACGTGGCCGAGCGCGATCAAGTCGAGGCCGCTGTCGAGACGACGGTGAAGGCGTACGGCCGCATCGACATCCTCGTCAACAACGCGTGGAGCGGCGGCTCGGTCGGCCGGGTCGAGAACAAGACCACTCAGCAGCTCGAACACGGGTTCGCGCTCGGCTATCTCGGCCCGTTCTGGGCGATGCGCACCGCTTTCCCGCACATGCGGGCCAACGGGTGGGGGCGCGTGATCAACATGTGCAGCCTCAACGGCGTCAACGCCCATATCGGGACACTCGAATACAACACCGCCAAGGAGGCGTTGCGCACCCTCACGCGCACCGCGGCGCGCGAATGGGCACCGACCGGGATCACGGTCAACGCGGTCTGCCCGGCCGCCAAGACCCCGGCCTTCGAGCGCGCGATCCAGGGCAATCCCGAGATCGAAGCGCTCGCCGACTCCGCCAATCCCATGGGCAGGTTGGGTGACTCCTACGCGGATATCGCTCCGGTCGCGGTCTTCCTGGCAAGCGAGGCGTGCCGGTACCTGACCGGCAACACGCTGTTCGTCGACGGCGGGGCGCACATCAACGGAGTGGTCTGGGCACCGGACCTGGACGCGGCGGAACGGTCGTGA
- a CDS encoding nuclear transport factor 2 family protein yields the protein MPTPEVIADRVRQYLSAVESGTAAEIASCYTEDATVEDPVGTESHRGREAIVRFYSAIENARRKTELITLRVAGSSAAFHFRARMELADGATEIDPIDIMTFDEDGRITGMRAFWSQPDLRAGR from the coding sequence ATGCCCACTCCTGAAGTGATCGCCGACCGCGTCAGGCAATACCTGAGCGCGGTGGAAAGCGGTACAGCTGCCGAGATCGCGTCCTGCTACACCGAGGACGCGACCGTCGAGGACCCGGTGGGTACCGAGTCGCACCGTGGTCGCGAGGCGATCGTGCGGTTCTACTCCGCGATCGAAAACGCGCGGCGGAAGACCGAGCTGATCACCCTCAGGGTCGCCGGTTCGAGTGCGGCGTTCCACTTCCGCGCTCGGATGGAACTGGCGGACGGAGCCACCGAGATCGACCCGATCGACATCATGACCTTCGACGAGGATGGCCGGATCACGGGTATGCGGGCATTCTGGAGTCAGCCGGATCTCCGGGCCGGGCGGTGA